One window of the Athene noctua chromosome 5, bAthNoc1.hap1.1, whole genome shotgun sequence genome contains the following:
- the RPAP2 gene encoding putative RNA polymerase II subunit B1 CTD phosphatase RPAP2 yields the protein MMAAGKAQGGGQGKPSRRRAGNKLSAALRKEDAAQRKAALEAAMRKKIEFEKKALCIVEQLLEENITEEFLLSSGKCITPSHYKDIVDERSIIKLCGYPLCQNKLENVPKQKYRISTKTNRVYDITERKCFCSNFCYRASKYFEAQISRSPVWMREEEKPPDIELLKEGQSGQSGEEVKLRDEAVKASDIENPRISSNPCETGSHDTASDSSSDTEQEFVSSVLPGSQSSSASFTQQLHRKKPPQKVCSSPKTEDSDVVEATEQLSTCKLDDQAEMHTCSVHNKITATPSKNTALGKSSASENYANTCGSQIVFLSVSKRGAEHLKRTLANLKEHKKPELRHPVNSKGSLLEVLKQTLTEWRTEETLKFLYGPNYTSCSLECISSANQENEELDEDDLETADDLNTDATGDSENSLNYSLPFTDTGGIVKPVPSYEKLKEETEFLELRVKEFYKGKCILAEEAVTHAQAEEHPRKDKDDQQEDLTFPLVDSNAQMQIRKRIVLEKLRKVLPAVLGPLQITPGDIYTELKNLVKTFRLTNRNIIHKMPEWTLIAIVLLSVLSQFTPHFKNTQMSPIYTQFLTTLLEELHFKNEDLESLTRIFKKDCPLE from the exons ATGATGGCGGCCGGGAAGGCGCAGGGCGGCGGGCAGGGGAAGCCCAGCCGGCGGCGCGCAG GGAACAAGCTTTCAGCTGCTCTGAGGAAAGAAGATGCTGCTCAAAG GAAGGCAGCTCTGGAAGCTGCTATGAGAAAGAAGATTGAATTTGAGAAAAAAGCATTGTGTATTGTTGAACAACTCCTGGAAGAAAACATTACTGAAGAGTTCCTTCTGAGTTCT GGAAAATGTATTACTCCATCTCACTATAAAGACATTGTTGATGAACGGTCTATCATTAAACTATGTGGTTATCCTCTGTGtcaaaataaactggaaaat GTGCCAAAACAGAAGTACAGAATTTCAACAAAAACGAACAGAGTTTATGATATCACTGAAAGAAAG TGCTTTTGCAGCAACTTTTGCTATAGAGCATCTAAATATTTTGAAGCTCAAATTTCCAGAAGTCCAGTATGGATGCGAGAAGAAGAAAA ACCACCAGACATAGAGCTGCTGAAGGAGGGACAGAG TGGACAGTCTGGAGAAGAGGTGAAACTACGTGATGAAGCAGTTAAAGCATCTGACATTGAAAATCCTAGGATATCTTCAAATCCATGTGAAACTGGTTCTCATGACACAGCCAGTGACAGCAGTAGTGATACTGAACAAGAATTTGTTTCTTCTGTCCTACCAGGAAGTCAGTCAAGTTCAGCCAGTTTTACACAGCAATTGCACAGAAAGAAGCCTCCTCAGAAAGTCTGTTCCAGCCCTAAAACTGAAGACTCAGATGTGGTAGAAGCCACTGAACAACTATCTACTTGTAAATTGGATGATCAGGCAGAAATGCACACTTGTTCTGTTCATAATAAAATAACTGCAACACCTTCAAAAAATACTGCTCTAGGGAAATCAAGTGCTTCAGAAAACTATGCAAATACCTGTGGTTCACAGATAGTTTTTCTAAGTGTGAGCAAAAGAGGGGCAGAACATCTTAAAAGAACACTAGCTAACTTGAAAGAACATAAAAAACCTGAACTGAGGCATCCAGTTAATTCCAAAGGCAGTTTATTAGAGGTGCTCAAGCAAACACTTACAGAATGGAGAACTGAGGAAACGTTAAAATTTCTCTATGGTCCAAACTATACTTCATGTTCATTGGAGTGTATATCATCTGCCAACCAGGAGAATGAAGAACTTGATGAGGATGACTTGGAAACAGCTGATGATCTTAACACTGATGCTACAGGGGATTCTGAAAACAGTTTAAACTATTCTTTACCTTTCACAGACACAGGTGGAATAGTTAAGCCTGTGCCTAGTTACGAAAAGTTAAAAGAAGAGACAGAGTTCCTAGAACTCCGAGTAAAAGAATTCTATAAAGGAAAGTGCATCTTGGCTGAAGAGGCAGTGACACATGCACAGGCAGAGGAACATCCAAGGAAAGACAAA GATGATCAACAGGAAGATCTTACCTTCCCACTTGTTGATTCAAATGCACAGATGCAGATTAGAAAGCGAATCGTCCttgaaaaactgagaaaagt ATTACCTGCAGTTTTGGGCCCTCTTCAGATTACTCCAGGTGATATTTACACAGAGCTAAAAAATCTTGTCAAAACTTTCCG gttaacaaacagaaatattattcACAAAATGCCTGAATGGACTCTAATTGCTATTGTTTTGTTATCTGT